GCTTGCCATGTCGTATTCCAAGATGACGCATCACGGACTTGAACAGCAACTTCGGGACAAACACGCCAGAATCACGGCCGAAAATCTGAGCCTGCGCGAGGCCATGGGCCAGGGCCGGGATGTGGAGCCGGATCTGGCCGATCGCGCCTTCACTGCCTCGTCGCAAGATTGGAACATGATTCGTTACAACCGCAACATTTCCCTGCTGAAAGACATCGAGAGCGCCCTCAAGGCCATCGACAATGATTCCTATGGACTGTGTGAACTCTGCGGTGAGTTTATCGCCGAGCGGCGCCTCCTGGCCATGCCCAGCGCCCGGTATTGCGTCGAGTGCCAGGAGATGGTCGACCGCAATCCCGGTGAGTTTTTGCGTACCGGTCTTGGGG
This is a stretch of genomic DNA from Deltaproteobacteria bacterium. It encodes these proteins:
- a CDS encoding TraR/DksA family transcriptional regulator; this encodes MGPGGPGCTTRRLAMSYSKMTHHGLEQQLRDKHARITAENLSLREAMGQGRDVEPDLADRAFTASSQDWNMIRYNRNISLLKDIESALKAIDNDSYGLCELCGEFIAERRLLAMPSARYCVECQEMVDRNPGEFLRTGLGEGILAAV